ATAACTTTCACTTGCATTGAATCAAATCACATTAATCGTCACAAAATTCCCTTGAACTAAAACCTATAGAGTTCTAAAGCAgaataaatttcaaaataattccTAAACTTTCCCAGGACTCTATCCAATTAAAGAAACCACCATCCATGGCATTAACtggacaaaaaagaaaaagaagatcaAGGAGCAGGGAAGAGGAGAGTCTGCCATGCGGCCATGCCAGAGCACGGGAGAAGAAGCTAGAGAAACACCGCTCCTGAGCTCTTGACCTCCACACTAGTTTTGCATGCTAGTCTATGCCACTGTTATTGGTAGGCTTCAATGCATCTAGGGGAGTGCCAAGTGCCAAGGACAGGAACAAATTTACATGGCAGAGAAGAACATTGGTATCTGTTTGTAACTTCAACCACATGTGGAACCCTATCCAATTGCTTGATCATGGCAGATCTGGTGGTGGACACGGAGAAAGAAAAGGGTTGAAATAGTGGGAAGTGAGGGAAAAATTAGCTTCAGGCTAGGAGTTTTTCCATGAGGAATGAGTGAGATGTTGAAGAAGAAGGTGGAAAAGCAGAAGGGTAGTAGAGCCATAACAGATAGTCATATATGCTATTAACTTGGTTATACTATTTGTACCAAATCCTAATAGTATGAGAATTTATTAACCACTGACTGTATATATATCAAGCATTATCTTATTTTGTTATCATGTTTATACTACTGCAGAATTAGCCCTGATATCATTTTGTCCATGCATATAACTCTGTAAAACCAGCTTGTGATATTTTGAAACTCATCTAGCTATATTAAATGGGCTATAACAGTTAATTTCACAGCATTAAGTGTTGAATATCCGTTAAGATTGATTTGTTACAAGATTAAATCTAAGTAAGCTTTAGCTTGAAGGGAGTGTTGAATATTCGTTAAGATTCAGTTTGTTATTAGTCTTATCTTATAATCTTATAAAATATTTATGGTGTATATTTCATTGATAATACTTGACTCTAAACTACAATATTTATAGACATACCAAAgacataaaaagaaactaaatctatctaaatctatctgtattttaaaaaaatagagataaatttagtttctttttatctctttgttatgTCTATAAATGAAATATACACAAGAAATATTTTATCAGATTATAAGATAAGACTAATAACAAACTCAATCATAACGGATATTCACCCCTCCCCGCAAGCTAAAGCTTACTTAGGTTTAATCTTGTAACAAATCAATCTTAACGGATATTCAAcactatttaaatagatactaatctaaaatagagaaacaaatcttAACTCTATCtatatgagataagactaatagaAAATCTTAACGAATATTCAACCGTAAGTAATCATTAATTGAATGCTATTGATGTCCtagttttgaaatttgaatttagaaaattaaaatgCTATTTACGATAGAATTACTCAAATGAAGCACACTTACTCAATCAAACTAGAAGATCCATTGGCATATGAATAAAACAGACTATCAATTCTTTCCGATTCCTTTGAGCTTGCTTTACTTGAAGCTGAAAATTTATGCacaaaagattagaacatcgaaCAATTAATTACCCGCTCCGAAAGTGTTTATAAATAACAGTCTGATTATGTTTTGACCAATAGACAAACATGATACCATTatagattagaaaaaaaaaataaacaggtcatcataaacaacaaatACACTTCCAAATAATATAAGCAGGTTCAGAGGCTTCAGTTTTCATGTTCTGAAAAGATAGCAATCGAAGTAGATGCAACTCTTGATGCATCGATGCTACGCCCATTCTTATAATTAAAGAGGTTTCATTGAGCCTCCTTCCTCGGCGCTTGATTAGTTGAATCATCAATCAGTTTTAGCTACCTAAATTTACCATGCTTTATCCTCTCAAGACCACAATTCTTTGAGCATGCATTACTAATTTACTATGCTTCTTCTCCCATCACACTAGTCCTCTTCTACCTACCTAACTAGCTACCCAATTTCCCAACCCCACAAAATAAAATAGGAATATTCTTCAAAAATATAATCttttcattaaaaatttaaaaacaagaCCAATAGTAGCTTGCAGGCAtcatcatcaaaaaaaaaaaaaaactaacgtGACCATAAGAGGAAAAAAAACACCCAAAGCAAATAACAAGCTTaattaacatcaattaatgatgAAATTGGAATATGGAGAGATTATATTACCGGAGCGGAAGAGATCCGCGGCGGAGGAATTGACGGAAGGGGTGGAATTGGATTGACCCGTTTTTTTGGCTGCAGAGCGTCTCATCTTCAATAAGAAATCCAGAGGGGATGATGATGATTCCGATTCGAATCCGGCGAGGAAACGTCGTCGTCGCCGGAAACTGAGAAGCAGAAGGCGCCAAATTCAacgggtggtggtggagggtagagtgtgtgtgtgtgtgtgaatgaGAGAAGAGGGTAATGCGATTTCTTGTTGTTGTGAGAATGAAGTTGAAGATGATGACGTGGATGGCAGAACTTGGCTATCTAGTTTCATTCACGTACTACTTTTGACTTTATGTTTTTATAGTTGTCTTCAGTTTAATGGACAGGTAACTTTGAAGATAATAAGgttcataaatttaaaatcatggGAAATCAAATTAAAAGATATACTATGGAGTATGTTTTTTTAAGTTTcgaaaaaatttaaaagatgTGGAAAATCTCTTTATTTTGAATCGATtttttctcataaaaaaattattatatcttAAAGATGTGTCACGTTTATTaattacattaaataaataaaaaaaagtgcaGATCTATATATGATTGGAAAAAATATACAttattctcttttattttgATTATATCTCATTGGGATTGTAATAATTTTGGACAACCAACCTCGAGAAGTTCACTATGATTAAAAAAAGACCTAGTGACATCATTGAAACATATGAGAATTACCGTGACAGCCCAAGAATTACGATTCCCCGAACACTAAATATCAATCGTTCTATCAACTACATTCACCTTGGTAGAACCATCTGCTCAAACTCCCAATAACTTTATCGACAGGGAAATAATAAACTACACGACTAATTTTCGAACGACACTTGACGACACATGTGATGACCGTCGAATCATGCTTTTCATTATATTTcgttgttttttaattttttttgaaacttgttttaatttaatttaaaagcaTTAAAACTGCAATATCATCTGCATTCCTATAAGTCGTGCTCGGTCGTGCATTAAATAGTCGTGTAATATATCAAAGTTGTTATCGCCGACCTCACCACTGATTTGACTCCTCGCTAAAATAAGCAAGGAAACTAAATACATAGTCGTTAAGTCTTTGATCAAGTTACATGACCCTTTAGACTTGTTCATTTTCTCCAACATTCAAGGACCAAATAAAATCCTCCTCATATTTCTCCTCGAGGTTCTTCTTAACCTCTTACATCCCATCAACCACTCCTACATCCTTGATCATTAGCTCAACTTGTATCTCTCCCATCACCTCCTTCTCATCAACCATAGTCGTCGGAACACCTAAGCGAGTCGTCGTTGGCTCTTCACCCTGCTTAACATTAGTTTCTACAATACTCAAGGTCGGTTTCACTGACGATTCCATGGAGAGTTTTTTACGACGACCACCATACTTGCGACAATTAAAACAAATATAGCGTAATTCTTCATATTCAAGATTAAGGACTCAAACACATAACCTTGATTATGGGCATTAACTTTTTTAACAAATTAATCTCTACAGGAATACAAGAAAAACTTCACATGGAGTGAATAGAGGTTAGGTgatcaattatcaacatattctCTTAACTCGACAAATGTGTGCAAAAAGTTTATGGTTATACGATTCAATAGGAATGTTCAAAATCTTAATCCAAACAAAAGTCTTCTTACCTCTCTATCAttcgaaaaagaaaaaaggatgTCTCTAAACAATCAAGTAATGATTTGCCACCATCCAAGGACCCTAAAATCAGTGCATGGTTGTAATCATCTTCATGTGGAGGTGCGACAAATAATAATTCCAGGGCATCTCAATAGTCTGTATATTCCTGCGCACTGCCAAAAGAAGAGATTCCATAACATGCATCAATACGCTTAACCTACACCAACCATCAAACTCCACCTTAGACACAAGAATCTCCGGGCAAGAATCGAAGACCCTAGCTTTCTTCTACCTCTTTGTACCACCGATTCTCCACCAAATGATAATCCCCATCTTCCCAAGGAAAGTTTTCATCCTccccctaaaccttaaaccctataAGAGTCAGTTTCCTCATGACAACATCAAGGGTTACTTTATCAATTGGTAAGATCTAGGGGGCATAGTGGTTGGGTGTGAGGGGGTGGGGTGAAGAGGCAAAAGTTCAAACCTTGCCTTGGTGAaagaactaatttttttttttggtacaagtgaaagaactaatttactaacaactaacatttgcctatccaAAATAAAAACATCGTCACCCACAATTTCCATAACAGAATACGAGACACTCTTTATACTTCTAGAAACAAGGTCTTTATCTTGAAGGAGTCACACctataacataatttttttatacaataaaatttaattattttgggaacaattgataaataataaaagtaaaatattattaaaattattatatattttaatttatacaaaaaatataaatattgataTAGTTTTATTTTGAGGAAATGGTAAACAAACTACAATAGAAAATGTTGAACCTGTTGACCTAAAACCTGACCATTCATTCAACGTACAAAGCATATACTCCACTTGTTTGAGTCACACTATACTCCACCCCAAAactaacaaaacaaaatcacagtTTCCCACCATCTTACAAATTTCCCTCGCTCACCCCTTCCCTTCCAACcaatctctctctccctcttcgTTCTGACTTTCATCACAATGTCCACTTTCGGTGCCGCAAACACAAATCCAAACAAATCGCACGAGGTAATGCTCTCACCGATTCTTGTTCAATCTGATTGCATTTGATTCAAGGTTTCACTCTCATTCAATCCTCCAATTTTGCAGGTAGCACAACCACCTTCCGATTCTGTTTCAAGTCTTTGTTTCAGTCCCAAAGCCAATTTCCTCGTCGCTACTTCATGGGACAACCAGGTTTTACCATTTCTCACTTCATTTCTTTATCTTGTACTGCACTTCATTCATGTCAATGCTCAACAACAAACCCTAatttgattgatgacttcttttTTAATAGGTTAGGTGTTGGGAGATTTCAAAGAATGGAAATGTTGTCAACACTACGCCCAAGGCTTCAATTTCTCATGACCAACCAGtaatcaatttcaatttctaACTAAATAAATGAAAGACTTGGTTTCTTTTTACGATTTTGTGAGACTGAGGTGGTGTTGGATGGTTGTCTTGTTGTTGAAGGTTTTGTGCTCTGCTTGGAAGGATGATGGAACAACAGTTTTCTCTGGAGGCTGTGACAAGCAGGTCAAGATGTGGCCGCTTTTGTCGGGTGGACAACCAGTGACTGTTGCCATGCATGATGCTCCTATTAAAGATCTTGCGTGGATACCGGAAATTAGCCTTTTAGCCACCGGAAGTTGGGACAAAACCGTGAAGTATGTTTCTTGATTCTCTTACATTATTTACAGTGTATAGAGTCTTAGACTCTTACTTGTTTTGTGGTAACAATGCGAATTCAAGGCATGATTGCGTTCCGTGTCCTTTCTAGCATATACGAGTTATAGTCCAATTCATATGAAGATTATTTTAGCGAGTAGACAACACTGTAAAAAGCAAAATCACATAACATTATAATGTAATAGGGAATCTGTATAAATTAGGCAAGAAAAAAGTAACACATTTCATGATCTTGTAAAAAATTTCTAATTCTGTGTTAGGGTTACAGAAACTATATGTTTGGGTCACATCTTTCCATTAACATGTAGGTAAGGTGGCCTATTTATTCAATGCACAGCTAAGTTTGATATATTGTAGTGTGCTTATGTTTTTGGCAGTGTAATACACAGAGCTGCATTTATAATATTCTATATGAACATGTATAGCTCGGAATTTATGGCTTCATTGCGAAcactttatttttatcttttcatgAATTGCTGAATGGGAGGTGTCAGTAGATGTAATAAAAccattttattaagtttttgggCTAATTGACTCATGACATTGTTTAAGGACCTTTACAATCAAGGGGTAAGCAGCTCAATCCTTGCTGTCTCCATTCttctaaataaaaaattgaatttcagaACATAATAAAAGTGAGTTAGTGCATTGTCCACGATTCAAATACAACAACCTCTTACACGAGCCTCTTTAAGAGATGTGATAAAATAAAACCACTCATGTTCTTAACCTAACAACTTAAGCTATGGGATTGTTAGTTCGTGATATAATATTAGAACCTCTATGATCAATTTCTTAAGAGTTTGATACGTTGCCCTCTTTCTTCTAAATAAGTGGAATTTTAGTGCTAGTCAGTGGTGGACGTTTGCATTGTCTCCACCTCAATTTCAAAGGGCTTCTGTGTGAGAAAGTTTGTTATTACAAGTCTATTCGTGAGTCTTCTCTTAACGACTTAAATTATTGGGATCATTGTTTCTTGATAGGAAACTTTCACAAATGAgttgttttcttcttttgtttgtttATATGTTTATGAAGTTTATGATTGTCTCTTTGAGATACACTGCAATAGCTGCCATGAAATCTTCTATTATTTTGGTGGGGAAAATGCATTTCTGTTCTAGTTCCTTGGTCTATGTTGGATTACATTGAAGATTTATATCCTTATTCCatgctttattttctttatgtTAGGTATTGGGATACTAGGCAGTCCAATCCAGTGCACACTCAACAACTCCCTGATCGCTGTTATGCAATTTCAGTGAAGCATCCTCTGATGGTTGTGGGGACTGCTGATAGAAATCTTGTTGTCTTCAACTTGCAGAATCCTCAGGTGATattttattctaaaataaatttcATAGTGTCAATGCTTGTAGTCTCGTAagcaaaattttcataatttactTTAGAATGTAATTTGGGAATTTAATATTAGGAGATGAAATTTCAACTAGAAAGTCTATTATCAGTGTCCAACTGGAGCAACATCGGTGCTAGTTTATAATTTAGAAACATTATGTAAAACATGCGTTATCTGCTTTTTCTCTAAACAAATGTAATCGGCAGTTTATACCCAATTGAACTATGGTTTTCTCGACAATTTCCACTTGCACTTCACAGGAACTAGATCCAGATCATCTGAACTTAATCAGTACAATCACACCAAGGAAAAACTCTGTATCAGTTAAATTATTCAGTACCACAAAAGTATTATAATGAATTAACTTAATGCCTCTAAATGTCTTGGTAACcgtgtttttcctttttaattcggtgaaaaatattttttaatacataTTGCGATGAAGGCATGAAGCAATTATCCCATGGAGTTaatgtgttagaaatataatataaaaccattcatgtgagcttttgggataatttaCATCTTAGATCTTTAAGCCCCCAGCTAGTAAGAGAAAATATGGAATTTTTCGCACAGCATGCAACCATATGGAATTTATTAGAGAGATTCGGGAAAATTCAAAATGAACCGAGggaaccttcaacccaaactgaATTCGAgtgtcttttttcttttctatcatGGTTTTATATGTCTGTTAAAACTGTTTAGTTCCTTATCCAAGTTTACTGGTCATGtgatttgtttatatttttcacCTTTTCTACTATTTTTGgttttctgtgattttggcagAAACACTAAGGAGATCTGATTCAATATTAATATTTGAGAagcaatttatttaaataaatgccAACATTATACATTTTTTCTTATGCACTGTCAAAATCCCAACAGACTGAGTACAAAAGAATTGTATCTCCCCTGAAGTATCAGACAAGATGTGTTGCTGCTTTTCCAGATCAGCAAGGTTTTCTGGTATGTATTCACTTGTCACCTACATTAAAATACTCATACAAGTGTTAACTGTTtgcccttttcttttttttaatttcatcacCGTGATGATGTGGGGCAATCCTCCACTTGGTTTGAAGCTTGTATCTCCACGCTGTGAAGAGCCTCTACAGCTCGAGGATGCTCTATGTGGAACATAGGTGTTAAAGCATTTAGACCAACTGGGTTATCAAAGCATCATTTGCTACAAGGATTTTCGACGGATCCTATCAAATGACAATGTTGAGGCCGTATTTATTGAAAGTTAACCATATAGAAACCATAAATTGAGTTTTATATCTGTTTTTTCCTTGTTGGTATTTGTTTTGTTCATAAACAAACCAAACACCGTCAATGCTGtcttttctttcaatttaaACAGTTTCTGGTGTCACTTGCATTCCTATTGAAGTTTTCTTGGTGTTATTGTTATCACTTTTGGTCAAATCCTTGCTGTATATTCATTGAACTCTGAAAAATTATATTGCTGATACTGTTGTTGACTATTGTTTCTCTATAGGTTGGTTCAATAGAAGGAAGGGTTGGAGTACATCACCTGGATGATGCACAACAAAGCAAGAATTTTACTTTTAAATGCCATAGAGAAAATAATGAGATATATTCAGTGAATTCCTTAAATTTCCATCCGGTAATACACCATAGATATGAAAATTAGTTTAATTTCAGTTTGAAAGTTGTGGTTTGAATCTTTATTTGTGTAAGATCTTAGTTTATGTGGTTGCATTCAGGTACATCACACTTTTGCAACTGCAGGATCTGATGGTGCTTTTAACTTTTGGGATAAGGACAGTAAACAGAGACTCAAGGTTCCTGCTTCTCTCTAAAACTCTCCTCACTAACTGATCTCTGGAATCTGCTAAACACACTTTTGTAATTTTCCCTTATAGAATAAAAGTTTTGTACCTTTATTCAGTTAGATATATAATAGAAAACATTCATATATCTTAATCCAACAACTTAGCTTTtgagatagttggttcatgTCTTGTATCAAAGCGGTGCCATCCTCCGTGACTTGTCTTTTAACTAATACGCTGTTGAGTATCTTTCGGAACTCTTTTATAATAATGTCATTCTTCCCCCTGAAAAACAATCCGTTTGATTCTTGTTGTCCCGCCTTTTCAAGGTGCTATGTTTTATTTCGCCTACTTGTTTTTGAGGTTCCAATTGCTATTAATGCTGACCAGCGATACGCCATCACCATGAGTTTGGTCCAGTTCTTACTATCTGTTTTTTAGGGCTTTACCGTTGTTAGCGTTATTCCACTCTATAGGGCTAAAGAATCGAATGTTCCATCATAAGTTGTCTTAGAAGCCACTGCTCGATTGTCCTCAGTATGTCCTCACCTTCATCCTTTGTTTTTAGGGATTCAGCCTCTATAAGTGTTGACACGCTTTTTGCTATCATTGGGTGTCGAAGGTGACACCTGTTCGGTCTCAGAAGCAATCACATGTAGTCTCATGTATATTACAGGGACACATGAGGTACATACACCACCTCACTGGCCACTGGCCTTTGTTTACATTTCTGCGTCTTCTGTTGTGGTCGTCAACTCCTTCTGGTTCTGTCTTGGTGTTTCTTTTTGTGATTACTATGTTTGCTGCTGTTGCAGccctattttatttttgggtgtATCGTTGTTGGCTCACCCTAGTTCACTGCAGTGTACCACTTTTGTTCACCGGATCAACTGACCCTGCAATAATCCTAAAGACTCAGTTTGGCTTTGCGACAATCCTAGATAAACATTCAAGTCAAGCCCCTcgttatttttctttctctagAGGATACATTTGTAACTATTAGATtttgggttaggcctaactctactcCAAAAGCTAGTTCGGGGCGAggattgctctaccctttatatgGATTATTTTgtccatatctctagtcaatgtgataCCTTTAACACACCCTTCACGCTCAGCCCTGGACATTTGGAGTGTATAGTTTGCAGGAATGGATATCTTTGGGTGGCCCAATAAATGAATCTAGGATAGACTCCGATACCTTTTTAGACTTCAAGTTAGACCTAACTCTAATGATTTCTCTACCATTTATAAGGACTAGTTTGCTATATCTCTATACAATGCGAGACCTTTAACTGTAACGAGCTTGAAGCTAATCAATCTTTAGCTTTAGAGGGAGTGTTAGAATATAAAAAAGATATCTTATAATATCTTGTCTCTTGATCATATCTTAGAGTAATTTAAGATAATTTAGATTATTGTTTAGTACTAGTTTCTTTGTttccttatttatatttatttgtttctctatttagTTAGTATTGCAAGTCTTAATTAGTTTCCCTGTTATATTAGGATTAAGAGTATATCATTAATATAAATAAGGGTTGTACTTC
This portion of the Lotus japonicus ecotype B-129 chromosome 3, LjGifu_v1.2 genome encodes:
- the LOC130745758 gene encoding protein RAE1 is translated as MSTFGAANTNPNKSHEVAQPPSDSVSSLCFSPKANFLVATSWDNQVRCWEISKNGNVVNTTPKASISHDQPVLCSAWKDDGTTVFSGGCDKQVKMWPLLSGGQPVTVAMHDAPIKDLAWIPEISLLATGSWDKTVKYWDTRQSNPVHTQQLPDRCYAISVKHPLMVVGTADRNLVVFNLQNPQTEYKRIVSPLKYQTRCVAAFPDQQGFLVGSIEGRVGVHHLDDAQQSKNFTFKCHRENNEIYSVNSLNFHPVHHTFATAGSDGAFNFWDKDSKQRLKAMSRCSQPIPCSAFNNDGSIYAYAVCYDWSKGAENHNPATAKTNIFLHLPQESEVKGKPRTGATGRK